AAGAAAAAATTGCTATTATTACTATCAATAGACCAGAGAGCCTTAACGCCCTTAATGCCACTACTATAAAAGAACTAAGCACCACTTTAGATGAGTTAGAATCTGACCAAAATATCAGGGTTATCATTCTCACAGGAAGTGGGTCTAAGTCTTTTGTTGCTGGGGCTGACATTAAAGAGTTTAGCGATTTCAATACACCAAAAGCAGAAGAATTAGCAAGAACAGGGCAAAATACATTATTCAACAAAATTGAACAACTCAAAAAACCTGTCATAGCTGCTGTAAATGGGTTCGCTCTTGGAGGTGGACTAGAACTAGCGATGGCGTGTCATATCCGCTATGCTTCAAATAATGCAAAGTTAGGTTTACCAGAAGTTACCTTAGGGCTTATCCCTGGTTATGGAGGCACTCAAAGACTACCTAAATTGGTAGGAAAAGGAGTTGCTAACGAGATGATATTTTCCGCAAAAATGATTTCGGCAGAAAAAGCTAAAGAAATTGGTTTAGTAAACGAAGTTTTCTCTCGAGAAGAACTTCTGCCTCAAACTAAACTATTAGCAGAGGCTATAGCTAAAAACTCACCACAAGGTATTAGTAAAGCAATAGAAGCCGTTAATGTGTCGGACAGTAACAACGGCTACGAAGTAGAAATAAAAGCCTTTGGAGAGTTATTTGAAATGGAAGATAAAAAGGAAGGTGTTACTGCTTTTCTAGAAAAAAGAAAACCTAACTTTTAGACGAAATCTCCAAAAAAAACATCTTAATGGAACCACATAATAAATTTGACATCGCTTACCTTAAAATGGCACAAGAATGGGCTAAACTTTCCTACTGCAAAAGAAAACAAGTGGGAGCACTTATTGTAAAAGACCGCACCATTATTTCAGATGGCTACAACGGTACACCTTCTGGGCTAGAAAATTGCTGTGAAGATGAACAAGGTCAAACCAAATGGTATGTATTACACGCCGAAGCTAACGCCATACTAAAACTCGCAAGAACCACACAAACTGCAGAAGGAGCTACACTTTACCTTACTCTTTCGCCTTGCAAAGAATGTAGCAAACTCATCTACCAATCAGGAATTAAAAGATTAGTTTATATAGACCATTATTCTGACGAAGAAGGACTTACTTTCCTTAAAAATGCAGGAGTGGAGGTAACTCAAATCACGCAAGATTTGCTAGAAAATTAAATGGATTGGAACGAGCGAATACAAGACTTTGCAAATGCTCTAAAGTTTGAAAAAAACCTTTCAAACAACACCATTGATGCCTATACTAGAGATATTAAAAAACTACAATCTTTCGCTGAAAATCAGCTAAACCATACTTCCGCTTTAGATATTTCTTACGAACAAATACAGGAATATCTTTACCAAATATCTAAAAACTACACCAATGAAAGAAGTCAATCTAGATGGATTTCTTCTATAAAGGCTTTTTTTAAATTTCTACACGAAGACGAACTAAGGACTGATAACCCCGCAAGACTTCTAGAAGTTCCCAAAATAGGCTTATACCTCCCTGATACTCTAAGTTTTGAAGAGATAGAACAACTTGTAAACGTCATAGATAAAACCAATCCTTTAGGTAAAAGAAACCATACCATTATAGAAACACTTTATGGCTGCGGACTAAGGGTTTCCGAATTGGTAGAACTAAAAATTTCCAACCTCAACTTTGAAGAGGAATTTATAATTGTGGACGGAAAAGGTGGCAAAACTCGCCTTGTTCCTTTAGCCCAATATACAGCAGAACTTATCAAGGATTACCTTTTAGAAGTTAGGTCAGAAATAAAAATCAATCCAAAGCATTCTGATATTTTATTTTTGAATAGGCGAGGCTCTAAGCTCACTCGTGTGATGGTATTTATCATCATTAAAGACTTAGCACTACAAGCCAACATCAAAAAAAATATTTCTCCACATACCTTTAGACATTCTTTCGCGACACATCTACTAAAAAATGGTGCTGACCTTAGATACATTCAGGAAATGTTGGGACACTCTAGCATTACAACCACAGAAATTTACACCCATCTAGACAACGAAGACCTCCGAGAAACTATTATGAAGTATCACCCAAGAAACAATACTAATTTTTAAACATATGGCACTAAAATATTGCCCCAAATGCGGGAAAGAAACATTAGTTTTTACCGACCTTAGAAAATTCTCCTGTAACGAATGTTCTTTCGTACTTTATCACAATTGTGCCGCTGCCGTAGCAGTACTCATTACTTACGGAGATGAAATTTTGTTCACTCGCAGAAATCAAAACCCTAAAAAAGGAATGCTAGACCTCCCTGGTGGTTTTTGCGACCCAAAAGAAACTGCAGAAAACACTTGCAAAAGAGAACTTTACGAAGAATTAAAACTAAATATAGACTTAAACAAACTCCGCTATCTATCTAGTCAAGATAACATTTACCACTATAAAGGTATAGATTATAATACTATGGACTTATTTTTTCAATACGAACTCACAGAAAAGCCCAAACTAGAGCTAGAACTAGGCGAAGTAAGTGAAATCATTTGGGTAAACAAAAATGATTTAAACATCGAAAACCTAGCCTTTGACTCCCAAAAAAGATTTTTTCAGAAATCAATACATTTAGTCTAAACACTCTATAGAAATTACATATTATTCTCTTAAACAAGGTTACAATATTTTCCTTAAATTTGTAGAAAATCTTAAATTATGATAAGTACAAAAATAGAACAACTCATTAACGAACAAATTACAAAAGAGCAATACGCCGCACAATATTATCTATCTATGGCTGCATGGTTTCACAACCAAGATTTAGATGGTATCGCTAATTATTTCCGTGTACAAGCAAAAGAAGAATTGATGCACGCAGATAAGATGTTTGACTTCCTTAATGATGTTGGTGGAAGAGTAATTTTAGGACAAGTAGATGCTCCACCTTATGAATTTAAAGATGCTTTAGATATATTTGAAAGAGCTTTGGCTCACGAGAAAGAAGTTACCAAAAGTATATTTAATATCTATAAAACTGCCAATGAAGAAGGAAGTTATGCTACGGCATCTTTTCTACAATGGTTCATCAATGAGCAAGTAGAGGAAGAAGCATCTGCATCTCAGTTGGTTGCTAAGATAAAAATGGTAAAAGACAACAACTCTGCACTCTATCTTTTTGACCAAGAATTAGGTCAGCGTACTTTCCAAGAAGGAGCTGAATAAAATTTTATTAAATTAAAATCTAAACATAAAAATCCTTACAGAATGAGAACTGTGAGGATTTTTTAGATTAACGAAATGAGTTGCTCCCAAACTCAATTTCACATTTATTCTTTAGTTTAATTTATAACAAAACCTTATCTTTGACCTCATATATTAGCAAGCTATGCCAGACTTCTTACATCCAGATAAAGAGAATTATTCAGCCGAAGAGCTTTTATTAGAAGAGCAAATACGCCCTCAATCATTCAAAGATTTTGCGGGGCAAAGGCGTACCTTGGATAATTTAGAAGTTTTTGTAGCAGCTGCCAAAAAACGAGGTTCTGCACTAGACCACACACTTTTGCATGGTCCTCCAGGGTTAGGAAAAACCACTCTAGCCCACATTATTGCTAATGAATTGGGCGTGGGTTTTAAAGTAACCTCTGGTCCCGTTTTAGACAAACCTGGAAGTTTGGCAGGACTCCTTACCAATTTAGAAGAAAACGATGTTCTTTTCATAGACGAAATACACCGTTTATCTCCCGTAGTAGAAGAATACCTTTATTCCGCTATGGAAGATTACAAGATAGATATTATGCTAGAAACAGGACCTAATGCCCGTTCAGTGCAAATCAATCTTAATCCGTTTACTTTAGTTGGAGCCACTACAAGAAGCGGTATGCTTACCAAACCAATGCTAGCAAGATTTGGAATACAATCTAGATTAGAGTACTACACAGTAGAACTTTTAGGTATGATTATAGAAAGAAGTGCTAGAGTGCTTGGCGTTCGCATTTATGAAGATGCCGCACTAGAAATAGCTAGAAGAAGCCGAGGCACTCCTAGAATTGCTAATGCTCTACTTCGCCGTGTGCGAGATTTTGCAGAAATAAAAGGCAATGGCGAGATAGAAATAAAGATAACCAAATTCGCACTAGATTCTCTCAATGTAGATGAGTTTGGGCTTGATGATATGGACAACAAAATTATGAGGGTAATGATAGAAAACTTCAAAGGAAAACCTGTAGGAATTTCTGCCTTAGCGACTTCCATCGGAGAAAATCCAGAGACTTTGGAAGAAGTCTATGAGCCTTTTTTAATTCAAGAAGGATTTATCATCAGAACGCCAAGAGGAAGAGAAGTTACCGATAAGGCTTACCAACACCTTAACATCAATAGAACTAAAAATATGGGAGAGCTTTTCTAACTCTATTTTAATTTAAACACTAAAAAACATAACTATATGAAACTATATCCTATCCAATGCGGAAAATTTAAACTAGACGGCGGTGCTATGTTTGGAGTTGTCCCTAAATCGCTTTGGCAAAAAACCAATCCTGCCGATGAGAAAAACCTCATAGAACTAGGTATGCGTTCACTATTGATAGAGGACGGCAAAAAACTCATCTTAGTAGATTGTGGTTTGGGAGACAAACAAGATGATAAATTCTTCGGGCACTATTCCCTTTGGGGTGATGATTCTTTGGATAAAAACCTTAGAAAATATGGTTTCGTAAGAGAGGATATTACCGATGTTTTTTTAACTCACCTTCATTTTGACCACTGTGGCGGTGCCATAGAGTGGAATGATGACAAGTCTGGCTATCGCCCTGCATTCAAAAATGCTAAATTTTGGTCCAACGAGAATCATTGGGATTGGGCGGTTAATCCTAATCCTAGAGAAAAGGCTTCTTTCTTAAAAGAAAACATTTTGCCTATACAAGAAAGTGGACAGTTAGACTTTTTGCCGCTTCCTAAAACAGGAAACTACGGTTTTGCTCCAGAGTTAAAAATGGACGTTATCTTCGTAGATGGGCATACCGAAAAACAAATGCTCCCTGTCATCAAGTATCAAGATAAAACCATTGTTTTTGCGGCGGACTTAATCCCTACCGTGGGGCATATTCCGTTGGTGTATGTTATGGGGTACGACACTCGCCCTCTTCTAACAATGGAAGAGAAAGAAAAGTTCTTAAAACAATGTGTAGACAATGAATATTTACTATTCTTTGAACACGATGCCTACCACGAACTAGCCTCTCTAAAAATGACCGAAAAAGGTGTAAGACTAGACGAAACCTTTAGCTTCAACGAAGTATTTGGCTACTAATCATTAAACCAATAAATGAAAAAAATAATTGGACTCACAGGCGGTATTGGTTCTGGAAAATCTACGGCAGCCCATTTCATAGAGAAAATGGGCTATCCTGTTTATTATTCAGATGCTAGAGCCAAAGCTATTGTTAATGATAATCTAACATTGAAAAATACGATTATCAATCTCCTCGGTAAAGAAGCCTATACTACCGATGGCATCTACAACAGAAAATGGGTTTCAGAACAGGTGTTTGACAACAAAGACTTATTGGAGAAACTAAACCAAATTATCCACCCAGCAGTAAAGCAAGACTTTGAAATATGGACTAATCAGCAGAATACCGAGTTTGTATTTAA
The genomic region above belongs to Riemerella anatipestifer and contains:
- a CDS encoding ferritin codes for the protein MISTKIEQLINEQITKEQYAAQYYLSMAAWFHNQDLDGIANYFRVQAKEELMHADKMFDFLNDVGGRVILGQVDAPPYEFKDALDIFERALAHEKEVTKSIFNIYKTANEEGSYATASFLQWFINEQVEEEASASQLVAKIKMVKDNNSALYLFDQELGQRTFQEGAE
- a CDS encoding MBL fold metallo-hydrolase — protein: MKLYPIQCGKFKLDGGAMFGVVPKSLWQKTNPADEKNLIELGMRSLLIEDGKKLILVDCGLGDKQDDKFFGHYSLWGDDSLDKNLRKYGFVREDITDVFLTHLHFDHCGGAIEWNDDKSGYRPAFKNAKFWSNENHWDWAVNPNPREKASFLKENILPIQESGQLDFLPLPKTGNYGFAPELKMDVIFVDGHTEKQMLPVIKYQDKTIVFAADLIPTVGHIPLVYVMGYDTRPLLTMEEKEKFLKQCVDNEYLLFFEHDAYHELASLKMTEKGVRLDETFSFNEVFGY
- the ruvB gene encoding Holliday junction branch migration DNA helicase RuvB, which produces MPDFLHPDKENYSAEELLLEEQIRPQSFKDFAGQRRTLDNLEVFVAAAKKRGSALDHTLLHGPPGLGKTTLAHIIANELGVGFKVTSGPVLDKPGSLAGLLTNLEENDVLFIDEIHRLSPVVEEYLYSAMEDYKIDIMLETGPNARSVQINLNPFTLVGATTRSGMLTKPMLARFGIQSRLEYYTVELLGMIIERSARVLGVRIYEDAALEIARRSRGTPRIANALLRRVRDFAEIKGNGEIEIKITKFALDSLNVDEFGLDDMDNKIMRVMIENFKGKPVGISALATSIGENPETLEEVYEPFLIQEGFIIRTPRGREVTDKAYQHLNINRTKNMGELF
- a CDS encoding NUDIX hydrolase codes for the protein MALKYCPKCGKETLVFTDLRKFSCNECSFVLYHNCAAAVAVLITYGDEILFTRRNQNPKKGMLDLPGGFCDPKETAENTCKRELYEELKLNIDLNKLRYLSSQDNIYHYKGIDYNTMDLFFQYELTEKPKLELELGEVSEIIWVNKNDLNIENLAFDSQKRFFQKSIHLV
- a CDS encoding enoyl-CoA hydratase/isomerase family protein, which codes for MYQYLIIEKEEKIAIITINRPESLNALNATTIKELSTTLDELESDQNIRVIILTGSGSKSFVAGADIKEFSDFNTPKAEELARTGQNTLFNKIEQLKKPVIAAVNGFALGGGLELAMACHIRYASNNAKLGLPEVTLGLIPGYGGTQRLPKLVGKGVANEMIFSAKMISAEKAKEIGLVNEVFSREELLPQTKLLAEAIAKNSPQGISKAIEAVNVSDSNNGYEVEIKAFGELFEMEDKKEGVTAFLEKRKPNF
- the coaE gene encoding dephospho-CoA kinase (Dephospho-CoA kinase (CoaE) performs the final step in coenzyme A biosynthesis.), whose translation is MKKIIGLTGGIGSGKSTAAHFIEKMGYPVYYSDARAKAIVNDNLTLKNTIINLLGKEAYTTDGIYNRKWVSEQVFDNKDLLEKLNQIIHPAVKQDFEIWTNQQNTEFVFKETALLFELGLHQSCYQSVLVTSEDNLRIKRVMDRDQKTYREVENIIKQQMPEKDKIKLADFIIYNNGTLEELEQNTITVITQLTSA
- a CDS encoding deoxycytidylate deaminase, producing the protein MEPHNKFDIAYLKMAQEWAKLSYCKRKQVGALIVKDRTIISDGYNGTPSGLENCCEDEQGQTKWYVLHAEANAILKLARTTQTAEGATLYLTLSPCKECSKLIYQSGIKRLVYIDHYSDEEGLTFLKNAGVEVTQITQDLLEN
- the xerD gene encoding site-specific tyrosine recombinase XerD, yielding MDWNERIQDFANALKFEKNLSNNTIDAYTRDIKKLQSFAENQLNHTSALDISYEQIQEYLYQISKNYTNERSQSRWISSIKAFFKFLHEDELRTDNPARLLEVPKIGLYLPDTLSFEEIEQLVNVIDKTNPLGKRNHTIIETLYGCGLRVSELVELKISNLNFEEEFIIVDGKGGKTRLVPLAQYTAELIKDYLLEVRSEIKINPKHSDILFLNRRGSKLTRVMVFIIIKDLALQANIKKNISPHTFRHSFATHLLKNGADLRYIQEMLGHSSITTTEIYTHLDNEDLRETIMKYHPRNNTNF